Sequence from the Nocardia brasiliensis genome:
TGATGAGCGTCGACTTGCCCGCGCCGTTGTCGCCGAGGATGCAGGTGACCTCGCCCGCGTTCACCACCGTCGACACGTCCTGCAGCGCGACCACGCCGCCGTAGCTCTTGCCGAGGTCGACCGCCTCGATGAGCGGCACGGCCGCCGCCTCGCTGCCCGATGCTGTGGTCATCGGCGTACCCTTTCGGCTCGCTTCTGGAATCTGTTGTTGACCAACACCGCCACCAGCAGCAGCACACCGAGGAACAGCATGAACCAGTCACTGTCCCAGCGCGCGAACACGATGCCCTGGCGGGCCATGCCGAAGATCAGCGCGCCGATCGCGGCGCCGACGGCCGAGCCGAAACCACCGGTCAGCAGGCAGCCGCCGACCACGGCCGCGATGATGTAGTGCAGTTCCAGCCCCACACCCTGATTCGCCTGCACGCTGGCGAAGCGCAGGATGCCGCACGACCCCACCACCCAGCCGGCGAAGGCCGTGGTCATGAAGAGGATGATCTTCGTCCGGTCCGCGGGAACGCCGACCGCCCGCGCGTTCGGCAGCGCACCGCCGACCGCGAAGATCCAGTTGCCGAATCTGGTGCGCACCAGCACGATCGCGGCGATCGCGGTCAGCACGATCCACCAGATGACCGAGGCCTGAATCCGGGCGTCGCCGATATTCAACGTCGAGGCGAACACCCACCCCGCCGAGTTGTAGCCCTCGGCGCCGCGAATCCCCGACACCTGAACCGTTCCGGTGACCAGGCGGGTCACGCCGAGGTTGAGGCCTTGCAGCGCAAGGAAAGTGCCGAGCGTGACGATGAAACTGGGCAGGCCGGTGCGCATCACGAGCCAGCCGTTGAACGCGCCGACCAGCAGTGCCAGCGCCAGTGAGCCGAGCAGCGCGAACCAGACATTCCAGCCGGCGTGCACCGCGAGCAGCGCGGTGACCAGCGCGGTCGACGCGGTCATCACACCGGCCGACAGATCGAACTCACCACCGATCATCAACAGCGCCACCGCGACCGCCATGATGCCGAGCGTGGACGAATCGTCCAGCCAGGTCGCCACGCCGAGCGGGCTCAGGAAGCGGTCGGTGATGATCGAGAAGAACACGAACACGAGCAGCGCGCCGAGCGCGGCGCCGATCTCCGGACGCACGGCGAGGCGCTGCAGCAGCGAAGGCCCGTCCGGCTGGGCGGCCGGTGTGGCCGCGGCGGGTTTTGTGGCAGTAGTCATTTCGTTCACTCCTGACCTCAGCGCGTGCCCTGTGCCACGAGCGCGGCGACGGCATCGACGTTGTCCTTGTCGACGAAGGCCGGCCCCGTCTGCACCGGTGCGCCGCCACCGACGGTGTTCAGGTTCGTCCGGTAGGCCCG
This genomic interval carries:
- a CDS encoding ABC transporter permease yields the protein MTTATKPAAATPAAQPDGPSLLQRLAVRPEIGAALGALLVFVFFSIITDRFLSPLGVATWLDDSSTLGIMAVAVALLMIGGEFDLSAGVMTASTALVTALLAVHAGWNVWFALLGSLALALLVGAFNGWLVMRTGLPSFIVTLGTFLALQGLNLGVTRLVTGTVQVSGIRGAEGYNSAGWVFASTLNIGDARIQASVIWWIVLTAIAAIVLVRTRFGNWIFAVGGALPNARAVGVPADRTKIILFMTTAFAGWVVGSCGILRFASVQANQGVGLELHYIIAAVVGGCLLTGGFGSAVGAAIGALIFGMARQGIVFARWDSDWFMLFLGVLLLVAVLVNNRFQKRAERVRR